The Nonlabens spongiae genome contains a region encoding:
- the atpD gene encoding F0F1 ATP synthase subunit beta encodes MSQITGSVSQIIGPVVDVTFDSADGALPKIYDSLEVTQSDGSLLVLEVQSHIGESTVRTISMDSTDGLSRGTAVSATGNPIQMPIGENVYGRLFNVIGDAIDGLGDLPKSGENGLPIHRSAPDFDQLSTSTEVLYTGIKVIDLIEPYAKGGKIGLFGGAGVGKTVLIQELINNIAKGHGGLSVFAGVGERTREGNDLLREMLESGIIKYGDDFMHSMEEGGWNLQQVDKEAMKESKATFVFGQMNEPPGARARVALSGLTIAEYFRDGAGDGQGKDVLFFVDNIFRFTQAGSEVSALLGRMPSAVGYQPTLATEMGAMQERITSTKRGSITSVQAVYVPADDLTDPAPATTFAHLDATTVLSRKIAELGIYPAVDPLDSTSRILTPEILGNEHYDCAQRVKELLQRYKELQDIIAILGMEELSEEDKLAVSRARRVQRFLSQPFHVAEQFTGLKGVLVDIKDTIKGFNMIMDGELDHLPESAFNLKGTIEEAIEAGEKMLAEA; translated from the coding sequence ATGTCTCAGATTACAGGTAGCGTATCACAGATCATAGGACCCGTGGTAGATGTAACGTTTGATAGTGCGGATGGCGCACTCCCTAAAATTTATGATTCACTTGAAGTTACTCAAAGCGATGGTTCTTTGCTTGTACTTGAGGTTCAATCACACATAGGTGAAAGCACCGTCAGAACTATATCAATGGACTCAACCGATGGTTTGAGCCGTGGTACCGCTGTAAGTGCAACCGGTAACCCTATCCAGATGCCAATAGGCGAAAATGTTTATGGTCGCCTATTTAATGTAATAGGTGATGCCATCGACGGTTTAGGAGACTTGCCTAAGAGTGGAGAAAATGGTTTGCCGATCCACAGATCTGCACCAGATTTTGATCAATTATCTACTTCTACAGAAGTTCTTTATACAGGTATCAAAGTAATCGACCTTATCGAGCCTTATGCAAAAGGTGGGAAAATTGGACTATTCGGTGGAGCTGGTGTAGGTAAAACGGTACTTATCCAAGAGCTGATCAACAACATCGCAAAGGGACACGGTGGTCTTTCCGTATTTGCAGGTGTAGGTGAACGTACTCGTGAAGGAAATGACCTACTCCGTGAGATGCTTGAGTCAGGAATTATCAAATATGGTGATGATTTCATGCATTCTATGGAAGAAGGAGGCTGGAATTTGCAGCAAGTTGATAAAGAAGCGATGAAGGAAAGTAAGGCGACATTTGTTTTTGGACAGATGAATGAACCACCAGGAGCTCGTGCTCGTGTGGCCCTTTCTGGTCTTACCATTGCAGAATACTTCCGTGATGGAGCTGGCGATGGACAAGGTAAAGACGTTCTTTTCTTCGTTGATAATATTTTTAGATTTACACAGGCTGGTTCTGAGGTATCTGCACTTCTAGGCCGTATGCCATCTGCCGTGGGTTATCAACCTACACTTGCAACAGAGATGGGTGCGATGCAGGAGCGTATTACTTCTACTAAAAGAGGTTCCATTACTTCTGTTCAAGCGGTATATGTACCTGCGGATGACCTTACCGACCCTGCACCAGCAACGACGTTTGCTCACCTAGATGCAACAACTGTATTATCTCGTAAGATTGCAGAGCTAGGTATCTACCCAGCGGTGGATCCTCTAGACTCCACATCACGTATTTTGACTCCAGAAATTCTTGGAAACGAGCATTATGACTGTGCTCAAAGAGTAAAAGAGTTATTGCAACGCTACAAGGAGCTTCAAGATATCATCGCTATTCTAGGTATGGAAGAATTGTCAGAAGAAGACAAACTTGCCGTTTCCCGTGCAAGACGTGTACAACGTTTCCTTTCTCAACCTTTCCACGTTGCAGAACAGTTTACAGGTCTTAAAGGAGTTCTTGTTGATATTAAAGATACGATCAAAGGCTTTAATATGATCATGGACGGTGAATTGGATCATCTACCTGAAAGTGCCTTTAACCTGAAAGGAACCATTGAAGAAGCTATTGAAGCTGGAGAGAAGATGCTTGCTGAAGCATAA
- the glmS gene encoding glutamine--fructose-6-phosphate transaminase (isomerizing), producing MCGIVGYIGHREAYPIVLNGLKRLEYRGYDSAGIALYDGTDLNFNKTKGKVADLEKKFETETNTKGCIGIGHTRWATHGVPNDVNSHPHFSNSGDLVIIHNGIIENYEPLKQELTNRGFTFKSDTDTEVLVNLIEDVMNNEKVKLGKAVQIALNQTIGAYAIAVFDRNKPNEIVVARLGSPLAIGIGEDEFFIASDASPFLEFTKDAVYLEDGEMAVIRTHKEMKIRKINDDSLVDPYVQKLQMNLEQIEKGGYDHFMLKEIYEQPDAITDTFRGRMLVDQGIIKMAGIDDHMDKFLNAKRIIIVACGTSWHAGLVAEYIFEELARVPVEVEYASEFRYRNPVIDKEDVLIAISQSGETADTMAAIKLAKESGAFVFGVCNVVGSSISRETHAGAYTHAGPEIGVASTKAFTTQITVLTLIALQLAKKKGKISNSELHKHLVELESIPAKVEKALESNEHIEKVANTYKNASNCLYLGRGFNFPVALEGALKLKEISYIHAEGYPAAEMKHGPIALIDENMPVVVIATRKGHYEKVVSNIQEIKSRSGKIIGIVTEGDVDVRNLADHVIEVPDTTEFLTPLLTTIPLQLLSYHIAVQLGKNVDQPRNLAKSVTVE from the coding sequence ATGTGTGGAATCGTAGGCTACATTGGGCATAGGGAAGCTTATCCCATCGTTCTCAACGGCTTAAAAAGGCTTGAGTATCGCGGCTATGATAGTGCTGGTATAGCGCTGTATGATGGTACTGATCTCAATTTCAATAAAACAAAAGGTAAAGTTGCCGACCTTGAAAAAAAGTTTGAAACTGAAACAAATACTAAGGGTTGTATAGGTATCGGTCACACCCGCTGGGCAACTCACGGAGTACCAAATGATGTGAACTCACATCCTCATTTTTCAAATAGTGGTGATCTAGTGATCATTCATAATGGAATTATTGAAAACTACGAGCCACTTAAGCAGGAGTTGACTAATCGAGGCTTCACATTTAAATCTGACACTGACACAGAAGTCTTAGTCAATTTGATTGAAGATGTGATGAATAATGAGAAGGTCAAACTGGGCAAAGCTGTTCAAATAGCCCTGAATCAAACAATCGGAGCTTACGCGATAGCGGTTTTTGATCGTAACAAACCTAATGAGATTGTAGTGGCCCGTTTAGGATCTCCACTTGCCATAGGCATCGGTGAAGATGAGTTTTTTATCGCTAGCGATGCCTCACCATTCTTAGAGTTTACCAAAGATGCCGTTTACCTTGAAGATGGAGAAATGGCAGTTATCCGTACGCATAAGGAAATGAAGATCAGAAAAATCAACGATGATAGTCTCGTTGATCCATATGTTCAAAAACTTCAAATGAATCTGGAGCAAATTGAAAAAGGAGGTTATGATCACTTCATGCTTAAGGAAATCTATGAGCAACCTGACGCGATAACTGACACATTCAGAGGCAGGATGCTTGTTGATCAAGGCATTATTAAAATGGCCGGTATTGATGATCACATGGACAAATTCCTCAACGCTAAGCGTATTATTATCGTTGCTTGTGGGACAAGCTGGCACGCCGGGCTGGTTGCTGAATATATATTTGAGGAACTTGCTCGCGTTCCTGTAGAAGTAGAATACGCTTCAGAATTTAGATATCGCAACCCTGTGATAGATAAAGAGGATGTACTTATCGCCATCTCCCAAAGTGGTGAGACTGCAGACACAATGGCTGCAATCAAACTTGCTAAAGAAAGTGGAGCATTCGTATTTGGGGTATGCAATGTAGTTGGCAGTTCCATTTCACGTGAGACCCACGCTGGTGCCTATACTCACGCAGGCCCAGAAATAGGCGTTGCTTCCACAAAAGCATTTACCACACAAATTACCGTTTTAACGCTAATAGCTTTACAGCTAGCAAAGAAAAAAGGCAAGATTTCAAATTCTGAGTTGCACAAACACCTTGTAGAACTGGAAAGTATTCCTGCCAAGGTTGAAAAAGCACTAGAATCAAACGAGCATATTGAAAAAGTCGCAAATACCTATAAAAACGCATCTAATTGCCTGTATCTAGGTAGAGGTTTTAATTTCCCAGTGGCTTTAGAGGGCGCTTTGAAACTTAAAGAAATAAGTTATATCCACGCAGAGGGTTATCCAGCTGCTGAGATGAAACATGGTCCCATTGCTTTGATTGATGAGAATATGCCCGTTGTGGTTATTGCTACCCGCAAAGGTCATTATGAAAAAGTAGTGAGCAATATTCAAGAGATTAAGTCGAGAAGTGGTAAAATTATAGGGATCGTCACTGAGGGTGATGTAGACGTGCGCAATCTTGCTGATCACGTGATTGAGGTTCCTGACACAACTGAATTCTTAACACCGTTGCTTACGACTATTCCTTTACAGCTATTGTCTTATCATATAGCAGTACAATTAGGGAAAAACGTGGATCAACCTCGTAATTTGGCAAAATCTGTTACTGTAGAATAG
- a CDS encoding DUF4270 domain-containing protein — protein sequence MKNLKWSILILCSITAVLWSCDDDIDNLGDTIVGVDPNETIRSREVDVKAFSTPVNPVQTNNFGSYKLGTYEDPVYGRSTYSIVSQAVPSFLNPDFTGTDDNQTPPVLKSAYLEIPYFSRATGVDGEETSYELDSVYGSGLVNLKVFRNKFFLNNFDSEDLSENAIYYSDQKNQIEDVTISSNPEILFEKVGVPIDPSEVIITEDQDTVARKTPRLRLDLLSSDGISNSEAYWSDILFNQPVAYRSATNFKNFFRGIYIVAEIPSGSGPTLVYLNMEEASIIFSIDVTLTDPEEPIASEFRFDLHQNNVGSAISVNYIDSQITPNIQTEIEQSFQPQNGSENLYLKGGPGSLGLLDLFGEDLDDNGIADTLEEIISNRTLINDAILTFYVDQDVVSGGRTEPERIIIYNFDTGLLLADYNIVNELSGIDNNLAHLGRLERIDDNDETSAGIKYQIRITNHLNAVISEALNDDIPIDEKLGNARLALAISQNTGALGTSLVKDQITPIEIERVLQSSAISHEGTVLHGSQSSEIDKRPKLTIYYSTPN from the coding sequence ATGAAAAATTTAAAGTGGAGCATATTGATTTTATGCTCAATTACGGCAGTATTGTGGTCTTGTGATGACGATATTGATAATTTGGGTGATACGATTGTCGGAGTTGATCCTAACGAAACAATTAGATCTAGGGAAGTAGATGTTAAAGCTTTTTCTACTCCAGTAAACCCTGTTCAAACTAATAATTTTGGTTCGTATAAATTAGGAACCTATGAAGACCCTGTTTACGGTCGCTCTACTTATTCCATAGTTTCACAGGCGGTGCCATCGTTTTTAAATCCTGATTTTACCGGTACTGATGATAATCAGACTCCTCCAGTGCTTAAAAGTGCATATTTGGAGATTCCTTACTTTTCAAGAGCTACAGGTGTGGACGGAGAAGAGACGTCCTACGAATTAGATTCTGTCTACGGCTCTGGCTTAGTTAATCTCAAGGTGTTTAGAAACAAGTTTTTTTTGAACAATTTTGATTCTGAAGACCTATCTGAAAATGCAATTTATTATTCAGATCAAAAAAATCAAATCGAAGATGTAACTATCAGTTCAAACCCTGAGATTCTTTTCGAAAAAGTAGGCGTACCAATAGATCCAAGTGAAGTAATTATTACAGAGGATCAAGATACAGTAGCTAGAAAAACTCCTAGATTGAGACTTGATCTTTTATCTTCCGATGGCATTTCTAATAGCGAAGCTTATTGGAGTGATATTTTATTTAATCAACCTGTTGCCTATAGAAGTGCTACAAATTTCAAAAACTTCTTCAGAGGTATATATATAGTTGCGGAAATACCCTCAGGAAGTGGGCCAACCTTGGTTTATTTGAACATGGAAGAAGCATCCATTATCTTTTCGATTGATGTGACTCTAACAGATCCAGAAGAACCAATAGCTTCGGAGTTTAGATTTGACCTACATCAGAACAACGTAGGTTCTGCCATCTCCGTGAACTATATTGATTCACAGATAACACCGAACATACAAACAGAAATAGAACAAAGTTTTCAGCCGCAAAATGGTTCAGAAAACCTGTATCTCAAAGGTGGTCCAGGAAGTTTGGGACTTTTAGACCTATTCGGAGAAGACCTGGACGATAATGGTATAGCCGATACCCTAGAAGAAATCATATCGAACAGAACATTAATAAATGATGCGATCCTAACATTCTATGTGGATCAGGATGTTGTAAGTGGTGGAAGAACCGAGCCTGAGCGTATTATCATATATAATTTTGATACAGGTCTGCTGCTGGCTGACTATAATATCGTTAATGAGCTTAGTGGCATTGATAATAATCTAGCTCACTTAGGCAGATTAGAAAGAATTGATGACAACGATGAAACTTCAGCTGGTATCAAATATCAAATTCGTATTACAAACCATTTGAACGCAGTAATCAGTGAGGCATTAAATGATGATATTCCTATAGATGAAAAACTTGGCAATGCTCGTCTAGCTCTTGCGATAAGTCAAAATACGGGTGCTTTAGGCACATCACTAGTAAAAGATCAAATTACTCCCATCGAAATCGAAAGGGTATTGCAGAGCAGTGCTATTTCTCATGAGGGAACAGTACTACACGGTTCTCAATCTTCAGAGATTGATAAAAGACCTAAGTTGACCATTTATTATTCAACTCCCAACTAA
- a CDS encoding glycogen/starch synthase, with the protein MKEKRVLYVSSEVIPYLPETEASSMSYFAPKMVNDRGGQIRIFMPRFGNINERRHQLHEVIRLSGMNLIINDLDMPLIIKVASIPKERMQVYFIDNEDYFKRKATLTDENGDLFEDNDERAIFFAKGVIETVKKLNWAPDIIHVHGWLAGLLPLYLKNYYGNDPLFEDSKIVTSIYNQSFEGALDAEMIEKLRYDALDEEMIAPFEEATYNNIMKSAIANSDAIIKGSEDLSEELDGFIDAQEKPVLKYYSPEEFADAYENFYLSQVLEEEEE; encoded by the coding sequence ATGAAGGAAAAAAGAGTTTTATACGTATCGTCAGAAGTCATCCCCTATCTACCAGAAACTGAGGCATCTTCCATGTCTTATTTTGCACCTAAAATGGTGAATGATCGTGGCGGACAGATCCGTATCTTCATGCCGCGATTCGGTAACATAAACGAAAGAAGGCATCAGCTTCATGAAGTGATTCGTTTAAGCGGTATGAACCTAATCATCAATGATTTAGACATGCCCCTTATCATCAAGGTAGCTTCCATCCCAAAAGAAAGAATGCAGGTTTACTTTATTGATAACGAAGATTATTTTAAAAGAAAAGCAACCCTAACTGATGAAAACGGCGACCTCTTTGAGGATAATGATGAACGCGCGATTTTCTTTGCAAAAGGGGTTATCGAAACAGTCAAAAAACTTAACTGGGCACCAGATATCATTCACGTTCACGGCTGGCTAGCCGGATTGCTACCCCTATACCTTAAAAACTATTATGGAAATGATCCTTTATTTGAGGATAGCAAAATAGTGACATCTATTTACAATCAATCTTTTGAAGGAGCGTTAGATGCAGAGATGATCGAGAAATTAAGGTATGATGCGCTAGACGAGGAAATGATTGCACCTTTTGAAGAAGCTACTTATAATAACATCATGAAAAGCGCTATAGCTAACAGTGATGCAATCATTAAAGGTAGTGAAGACCTATCTGAAGAATTAGACGGGTTTATTGATGCTCAAGAAAAACCAGTCCTTAAATATTACAGCCCTGAAGAGTTTGCTGATGCCTATGAAAATTTCTATCTGTCTCAAGTTTTAGAAGAAGAGGAAGAATAA